The following coding sequences are from one Vicia villosa cultivar HV-30 ecotype Madison, WI unplaced genomic scaffold, Vvil1.0 ctg.000181F_1_1_1, whole genome shotgun sequence window:
- the LOC131625025 gene encoding uncharacterized protein LOC131625025 — translation MEFRPRDYKTENESHALPRARADAHPLSCPLPPLTQVNDAVVGGNADFYDPLRGGIDNDPIKEWTSFRRLLMQRFPVSKGL, via the exons ATGGAGTTCAGACCTCGTGATTACAAAACCGAGAATGAATCTCACGCGCTTCCTCGCGCACGCGCCGACGCTCATCCTCTCTCTTGTCCACTTCCACCCCTTACACAG GTTAACGATGCTGTGGTTGGTGGGAATGCTGATTTCTATGATCCACTGAGAGGAGGAATTGATAATGAT CCAATAAAGGAATGGACCTCTTTCAGGAGACTACTTATGCAGAGGTTTCCTGtttcgaagggactt